A window of the Alnus glutinosa chromosome 4, dhAlnGlut1.1, whole genome shotgun sequence genome harbors these coding sequences:
- the LOC133867437 gene encoding G-type lectin S-receptor-like serine/threonine-protein kinase At1g11410, with the protein MIMSKINIIVLFHIFLSLHLKPSTSQTWIKSGYWYYGSQFPISDINSTLFTHLICAFADVNSESSELSIAPTAQQYFSTFTDTVRQKNPSITTLLSIGGGSANYTVLSLMVSKASYRKSFIDSSMKTARLYGFQGLEFNWLSPNTSSDMTNMGILFQEWRAAVNSEAKKFNQTELILTASVRNAPFVDNASFPVDSIRDNLNWVHVMSFGYHTPQMSNVTGPLAPLYDPLSNATTDYGIHEWIRRGLSAGKLVMALPFYGYAWKLKNPNDNDIGSPATGPAITDDGLMSYKQIKAYIQDNIGAQVTYNAIYVVKSCIVGSVWIGFDDVEVVKMKVSYAKQNKLVGYFVWQLSYDDNSELSLAASTQGVDKGVVINENQNNQHKKRRLIVIVLLTSIVVVFLLLVAVMCYLRKRKLKSKDKESDGKVDNIAAAGNFNNNVPDLQVFSYADVDEATNKFALENKLGEGGYGPVYKGILANGQEIAVKKLSKASTQGFEEFKNEVTLTAKLQHVNLVKVLGFCIERKEQMLIYEYMPNKSLEFYLFDLARQFPLDWGKRVVIIEGITQGLLYLQEYSRLTIIHRDLKASNILLDSEMKPKISDFGMAKIFMKDEHEANTDRIVGTYGYVPPEYVQRGLYSTKSDVYSFGVLLLHIISGKKNACCYGLNEDLYLQEHAYELWKSGKGMEFMDPSLDDTLSSCKLIRCMQIALLCIQENAADRPSMLEVSSMLKSESAALPIPKVPAFSKKTHKDEENKLELQLEICSINDTTMSQFLAR; encoded by the exons ATGATCATGTCCAAAATTAACATCATTGTTCTTTTccatatctttctttctttacacTTGAAGCCTTCCACTTCACAAACTTGGATCAAATCTGGTTACTGGTACTATGGCAGCCAGTTCCCCATTTCAGACATAAACTCAACCCTCTTTACTCACCTTATTTGCGCTTTTGCTGATGTAAATTCTGAGTCCTCCGAGCTCTCTATCGCACCCACTGCTCAGCAATACTTCTCCACCTTCACGGACACTGTTAGACAAAAGAACCCATCAATCACCACCCTCCTTTCTATTGGGGGTGGAAGTGCAAACTATACAGTCCTTTCATTGATGGTTAGCAAGGCTTCCTATAGAAAATCATTCATCGACTCTTCAATGAAGACAGCAAGGCTTTATGGCTTCCAAGGCCTAGAATTTAATTGGCTTTCACCAAACACAAGCTCCGACATGACCAATATGGGGATACTCTTTCAGGAGTGGCGAGCCGCCGTGAATTCTGAGGCAAAAAAGTTTAACCAGACAGAGTTGATCTTGACTGCTTCTGTTAGAAACGCACCGTTTGTGGACAACGCTTCTTTCCCGGTGGACTCCATAAGGGATAACTTGAATTGGGTTCATGTCATGTCTTTTGGCTACCATACGCCTCAGATGTCAAACGTTACAGGTCCTCTTGCACCCTTATATGACCCATTAAGCAATGCTACCACGGATTATGGCATTCATGAATGGATTCGTAGGGGCTTGTCTGCTGGAAAGCTGGTCATGGCCTTGCCTTTCTATGGTTATGCGTGGAAGTTAAAGAATCCCAATGACAATGATATTGGTTCACCGGCTACGGGTCCAGCCATTACAGATGATGGATTGATGAGTTATAAGCAAATCAAGGCTTACATTCAGGACAATATTGGGGCTCAAGTAACAtacaatgctatatatgtaGTGAAATCCTGCATAGTTGGATCTGTCTGGATCGGCTTTGATGATGTTGAGGTGGTCAAAATGAAGGTTTCTTATGCCAAGCAGAATAAACTAGTTGGTTACTTTGTGTGGCAACTCTCTTACGATGACAATTCAGAGCTTTCTCTAGCAG CTTCAACTCAAGGGGTCGATAAGGGGGTTGTAATTAACGAGAATCAGAACAATCAGCACAAAAAAAGGAGATTGATAGTGATCGTTTTGCTTACAAGTATTGTTGTCGTTTTTCTCCTACTAGTGGCGGTGATGTGTTATTTAAGGAAGAGAAAGCTAAAATCAAAAG ATAAAGAATCAGATGGCAAAGTAGACAACATAGCAGCTGCTGGAAACTTCAATAACAATGTTCCTGATCTTCAAGTCTTTAGTTATGCTGATGTTGATGAGGCTACAAATAAATTTGCACTTGAAAATAAGCTAGGAGAGGGTGGTTATGGCCCCGTTTACAAG GGTATACTAGCAAACGGACAGGAAATAGCAGtaaaaaaactttcaaaagcTTCCACACAAGGATTTGAGGAGTTCAAAAATGAGGTCACACTCACAGCAAAACTACAACATGTTAATCTTGTGAAAGTTTTGGGATTTTGCATCGAAAGGAAGGAACAAATGCTGATCTATGAGTACATGCCTAACAAAAGCTTGGAGTTCTACCTCTTtg ATCTTGCTAGACAATTTCCTTTGGATTGGGGAAAACGCGTTGTTATCATCGAAGGGATTACTCAAGGACTTCTATATCTCCAAGAATACTCAAGATTGACAATAATTCATCGAGACCTCAAAGCTAGCAACATTTTACTTGATAGCGAAATGAAACCCAAGATCTCTGATTTTGGTATGGCTAAAATTTTCATGAAAGACGAACATGAAGCAAATACAGACCGAATTGTTGGAACATA TGGTTACGTTCCTCCTGAATACGTTCAACGAGGCTTATACTCTACCAAATCtgatgtttatagctttggaGTTCTACTCCTGCACATCATAAGTGGGAAGAAGAATGCGTGTTGTTATGGTCTGAATGAAGATTTATACCTCCAAGAACAC GCATATGAGCTGTGGAAGTCAGGCAAAGGCATGGAGTTTATGgatccatccctggatgatacACTTTCATCGTGTAAACTAATCAGATGCATGCAAATAGCTCTTTTGTGCATTCAGGAAAATGCAGCTGATAGGCCATCCATGTTGGAGGTTTCTTCAATGCTAAAAAGTGAAAGTGCTGCTCTCCCAATTCCAAAAGTGCCtgctttttctaaaaaaacacacaaagaTGAGGAAAATAAATTGGAGTTGCAACTAGAAATTTgttctattaatgatacaacaATGTCCCAATTTTTAGCCCGATAA